From the genome of Mixophyes fleayi isolate aMixFle1 chromosome 2, aMixFle1.hap1, whole genome shotgun sequence, one region includes:
- the LOC142139765 gene encoding odorant receptor 131-2-like translates to MVNSTQLDINVTVYINKTSQRVTFFMLMLPLFSIFLYFMAVILKAFFTVPHVRENPRYILFIHMLVNDLAYLAISFFLFISSVYYLYMPLSVCYTIVSFSTCAFRITPYNLAVMSLERYTAICHPLRHAELCTAQRSSAAIAIMWTVGFIPQVADFIAFCFFVDKRVFSANILCNWALLIADEIQVIIRTITIIISFTIVGLIIAYTYLKVMLVARRIGSGTSASKAGKTVLLHAFQLMLCMLSFTSSYTDRYLTPYFLYMPILNFFLFMCLPRVISPLIYGIRDEVLGKHMTNVCSSARSLFVK, encoded by the coding sequence ATGGTTAACTCTACCCAACTCGACATCAACGTGACTGTATACATCAATAAGACCTCACAAAGGGTGACTTTTTTCATGCTGATGCTCCCCTTGTTCAGCATCTTCTTGTACTTCATGGCTGTTATACTGAAAGCCTTCTTCACAGTTCCTCATGTCCGAGAGAACCCTCGCTATATACTGTTTATCCACATGCTTGTTAATGATTTAGCATATCTAGCTATATCATTTTTTCTCTTTATCTCATCTGTGTACTATTTGTACATGCCGTTGTCAGTCTGCTATACAATTGTCAGCTTCTCCACATGTGCATTTAGGATTACTCCTTACAATTTGGCGGTCATGTCTTTGGAGCGCTATACAGCCATTTGCCACCCATTAAGGCATGCAGAATTGTGCACTGCCCAGAGATCTAGTGCCGCCATTGCAATCATGTGGACAGTGGGGTTCATTCCACAGGTTGCAGATTTTATTGCATTTTGCTTTTTTGTAGATAAACGTGTCTTTTCAGCTAATATCCTCTGCAACTGGGCATTATTAATAGCGGATGAAATACAAGTAATTATAAGAACAATAACCATCATAATTAGCTTTACCATTGTTGGACTGATAATCGCCTACACATACCTGAAAGTTATGTTGGTCGCTCGGAGGATTGGTTCTGGGACATCTGCTTCTAAGGCTGGAAAAACTGTCCTGCTCCACGCGTTTCAGCTCATGTTATGTATGTTGTCTTTCACTTCTTCATATACGGACAGATATTTAACACCATATTTTCTCTATATGCCAATACTTAATTTCTTCCTGTTTATGTGTCTTCCCAGAGTTATCAGTCCATTAATTTATGGTATTAGAGATGAAGTACTTGGTAAACATATGACAAATGTGTGTTCATCAGCGAGATCATTGTTTGTAAAGTGA